The following proteins are encoded in a genomic region of Danio rerio strain Tuebingen ecotype United States chromosome 16, GRCz12tu, whole genome shotgun sequence:
- the LOC141375065 gene encoding uncharacterized protein → MLVKAQYRNQKKFIKIPEACFDLFLAEVKEKFSLPQDLVITVTDETGTEVDEDVFPDLMSTSGLLLVINALNDSGPSTPQSSASFDTDTLSLTSKSSEDSDWFSPKRFRKDEDEASQNSQARDLIKQILETRPGGANVLREYEDTGTITDETRKVMVNILVAHMMETEGRVPHRLTKQKYGLGIITLFPSLRDLQGRTGYEHFYDGQKNSGFLSWRLKTVQRGTKPSGNKDDPKTEEKGGPLLDRQLCHPEDQLDSDQSLEAISLMNHTSDREVIMQKMRATFKYRQRLVRDPEKSTTILSVFPRFLDTKGLILQDFTLLFGSETASRLLERWPTVFKSKIIKLAETLTSTPLLKRLLSSAKQNKESSEAEDFPEWDSDISSFLLLLHFLSPQVSGRKKIQKMSISQAIDHLVVFQKACRSIQEHLETEDNRQPYILAIGSSKEAISQFFIVLDKKLIPCQESSSLAAIDELFKVHFVFSISYDPPLKGLFTFLQTTVYRIDVGSTSETPRVKELRAKLLNDV, encoded by the exons ATGCTTGTCAAAGCACAATATCGAAACCAAAAGAAGTTCATAAAAATCCCAGAGGCttgctttgatttatttttagcaGAGG TGAAAGAGAAGTTTTCATTACCACAGGATCTTGTAATTACAGTTACAGATGAAACTGGTACAGAGGTGGACGAAGATGTGTTTCCTGATCTAATGAGCACCAGTGGACTGCTTCTTGTTataaatgctttaaatgacaGTG GACCCTCCACACCTCAATCTTCAGCCAGCTTTGATACAGATACACTCTCTTTAACTTCAAAAAGCAGTGAGGACAGTGACTGGTTTAGTCCAAAACGCTTTAGAAAGGATGAGGATGAGGCTTCACAAAACTCACAGGCCAGAGAT TTGATCAAACAAATTCTAGAGACAAGACCAGGTGGAGCAAATGTGCTGAGGGAGTATGAAGATACGGGGACAATTACTGATGAGACAAGAAAAGTTATGGTGAACATTCTAGTAGCCCACATGATGGAGACAGAAGg GAGAGTTCCACACCGCCTTACCAAACAGAAGTATGGTTTGGGAATTATCACCTTGTTTCCCTCACTCAGAGATCTCCAAGGGAGGACTGGATAT GAACATTTTTATGATGGCCAGAAAAACTCTGGATTCTTGTCGTGGCGACTCAAAACCGTACAAAGGGGGACAAAACCTTCTGGAAATAAAGATGATCCTAAAACAGAGGAAAAGGGGGGTCCTTTGCTTGACCGACAGCTGTGTCACCCTGAAGATCAGCTGGACAGTGATCAAAGTCTAGAGGCCATCTCTCTGATGAATCATACAAGCGACCGTGAGGTCATCATGCAGAAGATGAGGGCAACATTCAAATACAGACAACGTCTTGTGCGTGATCCAGAGAAATCCACCACTATTCTCTCTGTTTTTCCTCGATTTCTGGATACGAAAGGATTG ATTCTCCAGGACTTTACACTCCTGTTCGGGTCAGAAACGGCTTCCAGACTCTTGGAAAGGTGGCCAACAGTTTTCAAGTCAAAGATTATCAAGCTAGCAGAAACCTTGACATCCACTCCACTGCTGAAAAGATTGCTGTCATCTGCCAAACAGAACAAAGAAAGCAGCGAGGCAGAGGATTTCCCAG AGTGGGACAGTGACATATCATCCTTTCTTCTACTTCTGCATTTTTTGTCGCCCCAAGTTTCTGGAAGAAAGAAAATCCAGAAGATGAGCATCTCACAGGCAATTGACCATCTGGTGGTTTTTCAAAAG GCATGCCGGAGTATTCAGGAACACCTCGAGACAGAAGACAATCGTCAACCTTACATTCTTGCCATAGGAAGCAGCAAGGAAGCCATCAGTCAGTTCTTCATTGTGCTTGACAAAAAGCTCATCCCATGTCAAGAATCCTCTTCACTAGCGGCAATCGATGAACTGTTCAAGGTTCATTTTGTGTTCAGTATCAGTTATGATCCTCCACTTAAAGGTTTGTTCACATTTCTCCAGACCACAGTGTACAGAATTGATGTTGGCAGCACAAGTGAAACCCCAAGGGTGAAGGAGCTCAGAGCTAAATTACTGAATGATGTTTAG